In Drosophila ananassae strain 14024-0371.13 chromosome 3R, ASM1763931v2, whole genome shotgun sequence, the DNA window TTTCGTTGATTATAGTATTTAATGCAATCTCttaatgtatgtatgtatgtataaaaGATTAAAAACCCGCAGTTCCAGCTTCGGCACAGCTTTATTAAATGTAGGTGCATTGAGTTATCAAGCTCAGTTGAGTTAGAATTGTCTAAAGAGCTCCATAAAATTCTTTGTGACCTACTAAcatgaaaagaaaaacacacttgatatttttaatagtATCATGTATATTGTTTGCTAAATCTAGCGCGGAGGAAAATAATGAACTGGAAACTGTTAAAACCTTGGCTCAAAGCTTAGCTAAAATTGTGAGCAAGTACAGAAACGAGTTTGAAACAGATGGCAACTTGGATGAGTTGAAAGATGTGATTTCTACCATTGACACTTCGATGCTAGAGTACCAAGGATTGGCCAGAAACCAATTGGATTCGTTGCGTACATCGTACAGTGCGGCGCATCTCACATACCAGGCAACTGTCGATCCGGTGTTCCAGTGGTGTGTCTCCATCAACAGCACCCTTAACCTTTTCATAACCCAAATAGGCAATGAAGGCTTGTCACAATCGGATCGCAATTCAATTTGGAAGATTTTGGTCCAAGGTGTACTCATCAGCGGCATAGATACAGCTGATAACTCCTTGAAGCAGCTGAATCATTTGCAAAATAAGACGAAAGCTCTGAATAGGATTTTGGTCCAAATGCTGAAAAGTATCGATGACGATTTCCGCCCAAACGGCTACTATGAAAAGCGGAGACAGGAGATAATGGACAGATATACTACACCGAAACCAGGCCACACAGCAGCGCAAGCTTTGGATGTCATTCTTCGATTCTTTAAAGCCATTGTCGCTTTCTTGAAGGCCCCTCATAGAGGTGTGGAACCATTCGTGGAGGAGTTTAATCGGAATGGACTGAATGATGTCATGGATCAACGCCATAACCCAACATACCAGGAAGAAGTTGCTgctattaaattatttttcacagTTTTGGGTAATCAGATCAAGAAAGCAGAGTCGATTTCCGATAAGGTATCTAACGAATTCGAGGTCGACAAAAGCAACTTAGAACATCTTTCGGGGATCAATAAGGAAGTAAGTTTctttaatattgaaaattttattaaataaaccgactttttttttagaacaTATTCAAATGGCTGGAGAGCAATCCCGAACTCAGAGCTCAACTTATTCCCAGCTTCCAGGAATTAGGAAGAGTCTGCGAAGGTTATCAAATTATACGATCAAACTTCTACGATGCAGGAGCTCGGAGGCGCAGACTGTAAATCCTCATTCAAATCTATTTTACTAGGTTTAAATATCTGCAAAATGTATTTCGCTTATGTAcacattttttatgttttcaatataaataaatattaatgcaTTGAAGGagtcatctccgaccctataaagtatatatatttttaatcaggatcaccttctgagtctatatgagcatgtccgtctgtcgctttctacgcaaactagtctctcagttttaacacacattcttcttttgtttgcaggcagtatattcatacatacatatgtaagtcggaacgaccgggatcggtcgactatatcctatagctgccatataactgattgatcagaaatgctataactttgaTGCTTTTTAGGTTAGAGAGTTGTGACTttcacatgttatatttggccaaaatatcgtatgtacaaaatttcataaggatcggccgactatatcctatatctgtcatagaacgatcggaattggcataactttgttgttttttatgttagaaagatgagacttggtacagattccatttttgaaaaaataatctaaaaattgccgaatttcataaggatcggccgactatatcctatagctgccatataactgaacgaacggaattgccataactttggtgtcttttaagctagaatgatgggactttctacggatttcattttggacaatcttatttgttctgccaaatttcatgatcggccgactatatcctatagcggcCATATGacagaacgatcggaaatggcacaacctaaactgcaagggtatatcaacttcggctccgcccgaagttagctttgctttcttgtttttgtttaaatatgtGCATATATTTCGACATATATTTGGAAACCAATATTAGAGACATAACATCAATAATAACAGTTTAAATGTATGAAATTCCTGGaatgcaacaaaaatattgtaattcatggaaaacaataaaataatgtaGAATCCCAATGGAAAATTTTCCCATTTGAGATTACATTCAGATTTAAAGATAAGTCTAGTTGTCAGAAAAAGTCAATTTGATTACTTATTGTATGTAttccatatatgtatgtatgtatgttccatatatgtatgtgaccTTGAGAAAAATATAggtatatttatacccttgcagagggtattataattttggtcaaaagtgtgcaacgcagtgaaggagacctctccgaccctataaagtatatatattcttgatcaggatcacctcctgagtcgatatgagcatgtccgtctgtccgtttctacgcaaactagtctctcagttttaaagctatcgagtttaaATTTTGcccacatccttcttttgtttgcaggccgAGTCGGAAATTTTCCCGACGAAAAAATGCTATATACATAGGTGTACAATATTACtgtactgttttttttttgtttttcttgcacgtgccgaatattttttaagtgcaattttgtacacctatatagtattttttcgtcaccaaaattgatatcagatattttttttgtttcacaTGCAGGTTCAtcaccggtattttacctcgtcaagaggtttttatacccttgcagagggtattataattttggtcaaaagtgtgcaacgcagtgaaggagacatctccaaccctataaagtatatatattcttgatcagaatcacatcctgagtcgatatgagcatgtccgactgtccgtctgtctgtcggtttctacgcaaactagtccctcagttttagagctatcgagttgaaactttgcacacatccttcttttccttgcaggtagtacataagtcggaacggccgggatcggtggactatatcctatagctgccatataactgattgatcggaaatgccataacttcgttgttttcaagttagaaggatgggagtttcaatggattcctctttgggcaaaataattggatatgccaattttcataaggatcggccgactatatacaatccgctatatatctaataatataagatgcgtgtcgccacctggcggactgcgactcaactgcaagggtatataaacttcggctccgcccgaagttagctttcctttcttgttttttttgcaaacaAATTTTTTCGTACTTAAGTATTCATTTACAAGAAAGTTTCCAAAAtgtaatgaaaaaaaatgtgtgttaaaaaaatattaagcaAGGTTCTCATATAATTGACTCGTAGTGACCTCATACTTAAGCTTACTCGTAGTTAgagttattttaaataatttaatattatttaccTTCCAAATGTGTCACAACACTAACAAATTAGGACTCTAGGTCACATAATACGAACATATAAAGTCGGACAACTTTAACTAAGCTATGCTTTGCGCGAAGGTGGGAGGCAATAGAAAcggtttttatacccttgcaggggtacaaattttaatatttaggtcAAAAATTGTGCACCGCAGTAAAGGAGAAATCTCCGACGATTCTATCTGTGGCTTTCTAATACAAAAGGAAAATTACAGGCTTGGGACTTTTATCAAAATTCttattattcaaatttttttgataCAAAAATTCCCATTAGGTTCCGCGAACTACTTCCAATATTTGAGATATATATCCGATCCGTATTTAACTCTTAAAATAAGCTTCCATTTAAATGGAACTACTGTCTTATTATTACTGCGGCTAGCATCTACCCCCGTCTAGTCGCGATGGGAAGCTCTACTCGCAAGAGgtgccaaatttcatttcCATGGGAAGTAAACTCATTTACATTTGAAGCCCTGGCAACCAGCCGTAGGGCGGCCGAAAAAGGGCGGTCACGTTCTATTATCCACCTGAGCTTTGCCAAATCACTCATCAAAACAATCAACAAACAGTCAGACCTGTGACTTTGGTCGACTTCAACTTCAATACAATCTCTTGTCGTTTGGAGTCGTTTTACTTCAAAGCAAACAATCTGGGAATCCAATTTTTCACCGCTCCCTCAGCAGGATGGCAAAGCGGTGCCGCTGGTGCCGGGTGTCGCGCGACTGCGTCCTGCACATTAATGTGGTGCTAATTGTGATAGGGCTGATCTTTATGTTAGACGTGTTCAGCCACCTCTACCTGAGGTCGACAATGTTCCCCGACATTCGTTTATATCCAGTGGTGATTCGTGGTTGGCTGTTCTGGATTCGCGGACTGACGATGCTTTCCTACATAGCAGAAGCTATCCTTGGCATTTGGATGGCCAAGCAACCTAGCCTCATTAAGTATGGAGGGTATATACTGATCGGCCTTGCCGTGCTCCTTTACACTGTGAGTATAGCGGTGACCCGCTTCATGTACCGCGACAGATTCGAGTACTTCGCCCAGTTGCTCGTCTACCAAATGTGGCTGAAGAGAACCCTGGGAACGATCGAGGCCGAATTCAGTTGCTGTGGCATGGTGGGAGTGATCGACTACCAGACCCCGTCTGCCAATCGCACTTGGAGCAGTGGCTCTTGTTGCAGCGAGCCGAATTGCCCCGGCTGCAATCCGAAGGTGGAGGAGTATCTTTGGACCATTGAGATGGATGTGGCGCGCGACAACATCATAGTGTCAGTATTCTTGGCGTTGGGCATGATCGTCATGCTAATGCATTTCCATGGCGTCAATTTCTACGAGGACCTGTTAGAGGATGATTCCGATGATACTACTAAAGCTACTGAGGAGGAAAATTCCAAGAATATTTCGTTCGGGGAAGAGTCCTCACAACCTTCGGACCGTAACAGTGATTATTTGAGAAAGTAACGACCATTGCCTGTTCTGGTCAATTGAACTTTAATTCATTATTGACCCCATTCCCCTATTTCTAACTCTTGTTTAATCTTGTATATGTGGGGTTGTCGGCTAACTTGTTGTGGCCCATTAATTAAGATGCTAGAACGACCACGGAATCCTCTACTTCCCATCCTTTCTACTTCCCAGTGGCCACTCTTACTTCCCGCACTAACAAAATGCCatgaaatacaatttaatgACTTCGATTTCAGTCTTGGGAGCAACAATTAAATATGCTTTTATAGCTTTAGCTGGATTTATATGACACTCCAAAGCCTACAAAATTTGAAGCACTTCATTAAAtaccattaaaatttttcccatAACTTCCTTTAATACTTGACTCCTtgaactaaataaataaagtacgCT includes these proteins:
- the LOC6505832 gene encoding uncharacterized protein LOC6505832 — its product is MAKRCRWCRVSRDCVLHINVVLIVIGLIFMLDVFSHLYLRSTMFPDIRLYPVVIRGWLFWIRGLTMLSYIAEAILGIWMAKQPSLIKYGGYILIGLAVLLYTVSIAVTRFMYRDRFEYFAQLLVYQMWLKRTLGTIEAEFSCCGMVGVIDYQTPSANRTWSSGSCCSEPNCPGCNPKVEEYLWTIEMDVARDNIIVSVFLALGMIVMLMHFHGVNFYEDLLEDDSDDTTKATEEENSKNISFGEESSQPSDRNSDYLRK
- the LOC6505821 gene encoding uncharacterized protein LOC6505821; translation: MKRKTHLIFLIVSCILFAKSSAEENNELETVKTLAQSLAKIVSKYRNEFETDGNLDELKDVISTIDTSMLEYQGLARNQLDSLRTSYSAAHLTYQATVDPVFQWCVSINSTLNLFITQIGNEGLSQSDRNSIWKILVQGVLISGIDTADNSLKQLNHLQNKTKALNRILVQMLKSIDDDFRPNGYYEKRRQEIMDRYTTPKPGHTAAQALDVILRFFKAIVAFLKAPHRGVEPFVEEFNRNGLNDVMDQRHNPTYQEEVAAIKLFFTVLGNQIKKAESISDKVSNEFEVDKSNLEHLSGINKENIFKWLESNPELRAQLIPSFQELGRVCEGYQIIRSNFYDAGARRRRL